GCCATCCGTCGTCTTGCTCGCCGTGGCGGTGTCAAGCGAATCTCTGGTCTCATCTATGAAGAAACCCGAGGTGTCCTAAAAGTCTTCCTGGAGAACGTTATCCGTGACGCTGTAACGTACACCGAGCATGCCAAGAGAAAGACTGTGACAGCCATGGATGTAGTCTACGCTCTCAAACGCCagggacgtactctgtacggatTTGGCGGTTAGACGTCCTGGGCACGCAAAAATtcaacggctcctttaggagccaccaaatctGTAAAAGTCTATGACCAACAAGGAGTGACCCTTCATGCTCGCCTCCCTCATTCGTTCTTCACCTttttctattatccatgtttAAACTTATTCCTGAATTCTTAAGTTTTCTCGGAGCGTTTTCACGCGAACGgcttaaaaaatgccaaaagcCATACCGGAAAGAAACCAAGGTTTAACAATACTCCAGCCCTCAGGGTCTTTTTTGCTAAATCACTCTTATTCTACGACGGCTAATAATCACTTGCTCGCACTCTTCGTTGTTTCAAAGTCATTAATCAAAGCTAGGTGCTCACAACacagacttttttttcaaagaaaagttAAGACACCGAGTCCAGTCCTTCCTGTACATTCTTGTTTCAATGCTCTTCGGCGCTACTAATGAACTAATGTAAAGCATTGTTAGAGACCTAGCTCCAGTCGTTCAATACGAAAAACAGAGCTATCCACTGGATGAATTTCCATCCACCATAATGCATTTGGTTTCCATAATACTTATAATATATGCTTAATGATTTATTAGCATTGGCATTAAACAACTTTTGACCCACCCGGGCATGATCTTGGTTAGCTTACTCTGCCTGACCAAAGTACAGTAAACTCTAAAACAAACACTACGGCACCAGCCCAAGTGTCCATCTCCCAGAAATGGGCGAAGAGTTAAAGAAAAAGACTCAAAGATGTCAGGGAATGAGTCTAGGGTTGTTTGAGGGAGGTGTCTAGTTTTTGCAAGCGGGAGAGATGACTTAAGTACAGTAAATCACGCAAGAAGGAACCTAGTCTTCTAGATTTTAGGCTAAAATTGTCCAGAACCCCTCCAAACAAGAAGCTGTATAATTTTACCAAAATGCCAACGTGCTTCAATTTTACCtattaaattcactttttaaaattttgtttgggGTTTTTGTTGtggttaaattttatccttggtttcaattttcttttcttttgtttgtaaaatcaTTGTCATACATTTACCATACACCAAAACAAAGgagaattaaaactaaaattgaACTGTGACATAATAGTTCCAGGAATGTCCAGGATCCTTCACAAACTGTTCTCATGAACAAAACTTCTCTAAAAACCTACAATCCTGGTGTATGCATAGCATTAATGAACATGAAAAACACTGCAGTCAAAGATGAAGTACTTGTAAAACATCAACTCCATTCCATCTCCTACAGTCCTTGACGAAGGTGAAGTGTTCAGTACAGGTTGTGACAATGTAACATATAGGCCACTTCCCAGAACTTGCCAGAATCCATCAGGATTTTTTTGGGCCTGTACAAATTAGGGATTTTGTATTGAACTTAACTGCCAGAATGaatgagaagtaaaaaaaagaattaaaaaaagaaataatgaaaCAGTAGATCTTTGATCGTCTGGTGAGACATGATTGCTGAGAAAAACTTTTCCTTTCCCAGtgttattaaattttgttataaCATTTTATGGCAATATTTCTGATTGTAAAAATACTTAAATTACAGTATTCCAATCATCCAATAAAGCAAGACACACAACTGCAAAGGAAATCAAATGgtattttgtgttttattcaCAGCAGGTACTGTATGAGAACTACCTAAGACAACACTCCTGAAAAATGTGCATGTTTCAGTAATACCGATAATAAGCCACTTACGGCAGAACAGGGACATCTATGTTAAAAGGCACTACATTTCGAGCAGTATCAAGCCTGCACAGCAGTCGTTTCTGTTTCctttaactctttaagccccaatagtgATACACTTATAATTTCTCCCAACATTAACATTGCCTGATCAAACAGacaggtcatgagaattactgaTATGATCACCAAAGATGAAATGTTGTATGTGAGAACAAAATTCTCTTAAGCAGTACCATAAGGAATGTATGAAGAACAGTGTGGAGAAGATGCATGTTGATGTTCGGGCTTAAAGGGTTTAAGCCAAGAGGGGCAAGCACGAAAGACGCACGAGGGCATGGGAAAAAAGGAGCTTCCTCAAGAGTCTTGTTTCTGCTGCTTGGCATAAAGGAAATGGAAGTGACTGCTATGCAGGATAACcagtattagtaaaatccaactagtggtctattatcaatgctgtgttctgattggttgagctactactaggctatatgtcatacccactagtagcgaaaagcgccggctttttggcggcaaaaaactatttaagtctagctttaactagctaaagttgttttgtcccgatatttttgaccaactagttggattttactaaaacaattattcctctcgtccTCATGGcctttgagtcaatagcccattcagccttctgcctcatgggctattgactcagagcccattcaggctcaaggaataattgttaatccTTCCTATTTTCTTTAGCCTGCATCGCAGTTGACTTAACCAAGGTTTAGTTTTGCTTGCATCGCCAGCTAATTGAGCCCATTTCCTGCTGTCTGAGCAAGTTGTAGCAAGGTTACCATACAATATAGTTTGAATACtatattagtataggtaatagcatgatttgtattgATATTTGGTGTAAATgccatttcaaaattgttacacctaatttcacgagccgttaggcaagttatttaagataattttgaaatatcacaagtggtatttatgccaaatatcacgtacaaatcatgctattatttgtttatactactacctgcaaaaggtttgtaattttcacatgtgggTGTTTCAAAAtaagctgaaatactactgctctaagccaatcaaattacagaaatttctcatgtagtagtataaggaGTAAAAGGGTTAAAAGGTTAGCCTGGACTTTAGGGTTGCATACATCTGAGAGTATGCAACTCAAGGAGACAATGGAATTTTAGGCAATAGTCcataagcaaaaccaaagtagAAAAAAAAGCTCAGGCACGCATCCACACTGGTTTCCATTGTTTAACAGAAATcgatcagatttttcataataattaatataattattttcaaccaaaaaaaaaacactttctgAGTTGAAAACTGGAAAATGGTTCAgacaaacgttttttttttattattattttcaatttcttagCATTAGACAGGCTATGTGATTTTCAGGTGGAAAATCACTTGTCATTGTCTAGTCTCTGTTACACAGtcagtaaaaaatatctgtCTGAATGGGTCacaaacccaggaaaggggtcCAACTTAAGGGAgttgaaatccaaaaaaataACCCAGCAGGGCACGCATAGAAGCTGGCTACTTTGACGCTCGTTCAgcaaatcggtcagtatttatcctagatccatGCCTGCAGCGTCTACTTGTAAAGTTACTGTTCTAAGGAAAAGAATTACAACACACAGTAGTATCCTACTATCACCTACTTTTGTCATGATACACTTGATTATGTGGCACCCGGTGTTTGTACTTTTCTTATTAACCTGTTTTCCTAccaaacaaaatcatttcagCCTCTTCACTCCTACACCAAGTTACGGCAAGAAAATGTGTCCATGAAATGTTTCAATCTGAGGACCAAATCCTATGGTTGTCACTAAATTTTTAAGTTGCCAggggtacttaccatttacatggcaTAACCAGACATTCCAGTTGGAAAATCAAGTGGATCACGACATTCCATTTGGAAAACTTCAGAAAATGTGGGTTTGGAAGGGGGGGGGATGCAATGTTTGTGCTCTTCTCAGTCTGTTTCCCTTTTCTGGGGGTAGCCtatgagcaagctctccagacAGGgcagggcgggaaaaggaaggagagcttgcaaatacatctctggaatttgaattccagaTCCAATTCCCCTGTAGCTCCCCATCAACTGAgatgtcagatttccgccaatcaagGCAACGCGGAAATGAgcgcaaatgtaaacaaacattcaaAAACACATGCCAAGGGGAATGATGTTGTTGTCATCTTcaccaatcagcatttcgcatcaacttttttgatgcagatattcaaattccagagaaaTAGTTGCaagttctccttccttttcccgccccgccctGGAGAGTTTGCTCACAGGCTGTTGTAGGGGACCATTCTCCCACCACGTTTGGTctggtggtttgtgtaaatggtaagcatcCCAGGTGAATGCATCAGAAAGTATCTGGCTGGAAATAGAACAACCGAAAAGTTATTTTGGTTCTACTTTTCTTTTGCTTCATATGAAAGTGGCTAGGAGCCATTCTCATAGAAAGGAGCTAAAATCCCTGGCCACCAGCCATCTGTAATGGCCTGTGGTAATATcaacttttttacatttttctaaAGAAATATAACTTTAGTGTGAATTTCTTGTTTGACCACTATTAAGGAGTAAAAGGTTTACCgacggaaaaaataaaaaaaaacctaagaACTGAAGCTCAAGCGATTTAAACAAACCACTGGATATCTCCTTTGATTCAAAGGTCTTTCGGTCCTACACTGCAACAAACACAGGAGAAAACTCTGTTCAATTTGACATTACACTTAAAACAATCCTAAGCGACTTCAACACAAGTGGGCTGTATGTCAGAGCAAACGTTTTTTGTCTGCACCTGTAACACTTGCTTTCTTTCTCTTCACTTACTTCACCTACAAGAGTTTCAGCTGGTTTGGTTTAATCCTCAGTGAGATCGAGACCTTGACCTTGAGCGGGATCTTCTGCCAAAGAAAAATACATCGGACCAAAAATGAAACCTAGTTGTAGCAAAACATTTCAATCGTGAGGCTTTTATCATGGTGTAATACCAAATAATAATACATTATGCACTattattacagtggaacctagatataacgaacctctacagggttgtcactaagatttcaagttgccaggtaaatacaacaagacttagtaggcggggaatcaaacagctagggatttcttttggttctatttttcttctattttccaataaaagtagccaggggccactctcttagtagccggggaaaatcctcGGCCCCCGGGTTttaatgacaaccctgctcTAGATAATGAAGTCTTCAGTAACGATTTTGTTTACCCCAGTAATAattaaatatatggaaaagtaccTAGATATGATGAAACCCCTTTATAgggaacaaattttgccagtccctggGCACTTCATTATATCGAGATTCCACTGTATATAGGTATGCAAGGCAAAAAAGGGTGTGGTTTAGTACAGAAGAGAGTAGAGAAATCAGAGGATTTTGGTCTAGAATACGGTATCATCAAGAAAAACTGATCACTGTTAACACGAGTCATTAGGATTCCTGTTAACTTAGTTAATCTGGGTAAAGAAAGTGATTTTTGGTGCCTAGCCTAGAATAGGCAAGGGTTTCAAAATGCAACTGAATAATGGTCTGATATAACCCCAAGATTACTTACTCTGTCAATTAAAATCAGAATATATCAAGACCAACCAAACAGATAGCAATGTTCATTGTTGAACACAAGCTTCtcaaacttattaataattcataaagaaaatacaaaggaaattaatgtttaatgagtgtttgcaGCGTGCGAAGAAAGTCCTGTGCGATAGcgtggggctagtggattttgctatctggctagtgatttttgttcttaacttgcccaacgggcaagtgctgttttttggggaaattcaaattacagaaggcgTGTAaccaatcctgctaatcaaaaagggttttggggctattttaaatgacttgtgggctagtacatgctagctacagcttgcctcgaatggcaggctgtaaaactgactttctttgcaccctggtttggaaatcagatgaaaaccTACTCACTTTTgtatccttaatttctccttctaaaatcattttgtttgagaagtaatatcaaccATTTGACACAATGTGTCttatcaccagatgaaacactttGATCGAAGTAAGTCAAAAATACTCGGCTGTACATCATATTTTTAACTCTCTTCCCAGTGTTTCCCTTGGTGATGAAACAccgcgtctcatgcttgatataacTATCCAAACCAACCTTAAATAGTTGAAAAAGAATGGGTGAAGCCTGGGAAAATATCTCCAAAGAAGGGGGACTTTTGCATGAAACAAATTGTTACTTCATTACTGTACTACTATCATTCAGAAAATCCTTCATATgtatagaaaaaaattgtagGAAAATTAATGAGAAGAATTCTTCGTAAATGCCCTGCTGAGTACTTGTcatctgaaattaaaacaaaaaaggtcaTCTCATCATAACACAAAAACCAAACCTTCTTTCCCCTGGACCTGATGGTTTGGGAGAACTTGATCGGGATCGCGATTTAGACTTTGATCTAGATCTGGAAGAAGAACTGGAACTCTTAGAACGAGACCTTGACCGGCTGCGTGAGCGAGAGGAGCGGCTTCTTGACcttgatgaagatgatgatgatgaactacTGCCGCTGCGTcgttttttcttgctgggcgGGG
The genomic region above belongs to Porites lutea chromosome 12, jaPorLute2.1, whole genome shotgun sequence and contains:
- the LOC140953815 gene encoding histone H4 codes for the protein MSGRGKGGKGLGKGGAKRHRKILRDNIQGITKPAIRRLARRGGVKRISGLIYEETRGVLKVFLENVIRDAVTYTEHAKRKTVTAMDVVYALKRQGRTLYGFGG